The nucleotide window GCGGACCACCTACATACCAAAGAGCCGTTATACGAGGGACATCAATTCCAGAAGCGTAGGTGCACACAACAGAGTCATACGGGTCAGAAATCCTGAACCCGAGCCTGCTGGGGGGACAATATGTATCGCCCGGGGTTACATACCATTCCTCAAGCTCAGGAGGGCAACTGTCGACCGAAGTAGCGCTTATAGTGTAAACCGTTATGCAACCTACAGCATGATTCATGCGAACATCAGATGCCTCAACGCAGAATCGATATTCCGAGCCCGGATCAAGAATAAAATCAATGTTGTTCATTTCTATTAAAACATGACCAGGCAGGTGGTCGGCGACACGATAAGGCACGGGAAAGTGTGTTGGCACGCCAGGTTTGATGAAATAAGCATTTATGCTCGACAAATCAATATCAGTAGGGGGACAACCAGTATCAACGATGGAGACCCTGAAGATGGAATCGAGGCTTCTCGTATACCAATACATTCGGCGCATAATCAGAGTTTCGCCATCAGTAGGTATTATCCAATCGACAATAGGCGGGCACAGGTCTGCGCCACCACCCCTGCAGACAAACCATGTATTGCAGCTATCGAGTGCATTGCCGGCAGTATCAACGATATGGACGCAAAGTGAAAAAGTATCACCCGGCATGATATGAGGTGGACCTATCCGGTAAGAGACCCTCATGCAACTTCCGATAGGCGTTATTATCACGCTATCCGTGACATCAGTGGTATCCGAAGCTGTAAGAAGCGTGACGACGAGCGATTCAGAGATAAGTGGCGAAACTGAACAAGACATGTCATCGCATATCACAGCATCCACCATAAAGCCAAACGGAATACATGTGTCTGAAGGTGGAACCCAATCTGCGACAACTGGTGGGCATGTGTCGGGCGTTAGTGGCGGCTGGGTGTAAAACAAAACGCAACTTATAATTCTGTTTCCGTTAACATCGCCCACGCGCAGGCAGAGCCTGTAGCACCTTCCGGGGTCAAGTTCAAGCGAGTCCATAAGCCCGCTTATATAAACGAAATTAGTTTCTATGAACACTGCGGTAAGTCCGCCTATGTAATGAGTATCAGCCGTGTCACACGGAGTGTAGAATACCCCTATCGAGTATGTATCTATAGCTGACCCAGGACAACCCATACCTCCTGTGTCATGGGCAATCACCACGAACTCTGTGTCCCATGCTGTCGTGCGCCAGATACTGTCAATCATTACAAGGGTTTCACCGTAAAATGGCGCCGTCCATTCAACTATGGGCGCACAGGTATCAACCATAACGGTATCACAGGTATAGAACATGAGCATTGAAATTTTGCTATTACCGGAAACATCATATGCAATTATCACAAGATTCACGCTCGTGTCAGGTGGAAGCGTGTAGTATGCCGTATCGAGCACAAATAATGAGGTTATAGAGTCGATGTCGCTTCGCACCAGTCCTGAATCAACATAAAGAGTTTCAGGTGCGCCACCACTTACGGTCAAAATTGCTACTGCATCCCCAACGCCGGAACTATAATCGCAGCTTCGCGCCGAATCAACCACAACAAACCATATCGAGTCGTCAGGTGGGCATAATATACCCATTCCTTCGGGATGCGTGCTTATTATCACAGGACTGCAGGTATCAAGAACCTCGCTCGATGTGTAGAAGCGAACGCACTCAGTGTCAGCATTGCCCATATTGTCAGCAATACTCAGGCAAAGCTGATAGCACATGTTCGTATCAAGACCAAGCCAATCGAAAGGACAGTTCGCAAAACCGAAGTTAAAGCTTACAAAACTTATGTAACCCGTTATGGTAGTTCCCGGGCTGTCGCACTCGGCAAGAGTTATTAAAAGCGATGCCGAATTAAGCCCTGACGATGGCAGAGTATCATTGAATGACACTATGAAGTTCGGGTCATGCCCACTCCAATGTGGTCCTATTCTTACCAGTGTTTCTCCCGGCGATGGCGAGGTCCAATTTATCTGAGGCGGAATAGTATCAAGCTGGCAAAAAGCCATTCCTACCAAAAGCAATATTATAAAAACAAATGAACGCTTTATCATCGTCTACCTCCCCTGTTCAATTTAGCTGGAAAATAAATTCATAAATAAGAATACGACATTTTAGCTCTTTTTCAAATAGTTTTAGTGGATATTTAAAGCCTATTTTATGTTTGTTTTTTGAGGTATTTAATTACGCCCAAAGTTCTCTGTCGAGAGAGCGATATTGGACAGCCTCAGCCACATGGTGAGGCTTTATTTCGTCGGAATGCTCAAGGTCTGCTATCGTGCGGGAAAGTTTCAATATCCTATCGTATGCTCTTGCTGAAAGTCCAAGTTTCGTCATGGCAAGCTTTAATATCTCCTCGCCATCGGAATCGAGTTTGCAAAACTTTCTAATAAGTTTTGTGTTCATATGTGCGTTAGCGTAAATCCCCTTAATGTCCTTAAAGCGGTGTTGCTGGATAAGCCTCGCCTCAACCACTCGCGCACGAATTTTTTCTGAACTCTCTCCTGTAGGCTCTCCTGCAAGTTTTTTGTAGGGCACCGAAGGAACCTCTATGTGCATGTCAATCCTATCCAGAAGCGGACCGGAAATTTTTGCCCTGTACTTTTTAACCTGCGTAAGTGTGCATGTGCACTGATGATACGGGTCACCAAAGTAACCACATGGACATGGATTCATGGCGGCCATAAGCGTAAACTTGGCTGGAAACGACAAAGTAATAGCAGCCCGTGAAATCGTCACAACGCCATCCTCAAGCGGTTGCCGTAGCACCTCAAGGACATTACGCTGAAATTCTGGAAGCTCATCCAGAAACAAAACTCCATTGTGCGCCAGCGACACTTCCCCCGGTCGGGGATAAGCACCACCTCCAACGAGACCCGCGTATGAAATGGTGTGATGAGGCGCTCTGAACGGCCTTTCGGTGAGAAGTGCGGTATCAGAGGGGAGCACACCTGCTACTGAGTGAATTTTCGTGGTTTCAAGTGCTTCCTCGAGGGTCATCGGTGGAAGAATCCCCGGGAATCTTCTTGCAAGCATAGTTTTGCCCGCTCCTGGCGGCCCTATCATAAGTATATTGTGTGCACCGGCAGCGGCTATCTCCAGTGCCCGCTTGGCATGCTCCTGCCCTCTTACATCAGAAAAGTCATAATACTTGCTGAGCTGCCCCATCTCGAAAACATCTTTTATATCAAGCCTGAATGGCGATATAAGGCTTTTACCCTCAAGTATCTCCACAACATCCCTGAGCGTTTCAACTGGATACGCATCAATGCCAACAATCGAAGCCTCTTTAATGTTGTCCTTGGGAACTATAACAGCAGGAATACCTTCTTTCTTCGCGGCAAGAGCTATAGGAAGTATTCCCCTTATTTTCGATATAGCACCATCAAGACCGAGTTCGCCTGCTATGACGAACTTTCCAAGACCATCAACCGCTATGGAACCTGCGGCGGCGAGAATCGCGATGGCTATGGGAAGGTCGAACGCACTGCCCTCTTTCCTTATGTCGGCTGGGGCAAGATTAACCGTTATTCTCCCTCGAGGAAACGGATAGCCAGAGTTTTTTATGGCAGACATCACTCTTTCACGGCTTTCCTTTACAGCATTATCAGGAAGGCCAACAACATAGAAGGCAGGAACGCGATGCGCTATGTCAACTTCGACATCGACAATGTAAGCGTCAACCCCGAGAACGGCAGCCGATTTTGCCGATGCGTACAAAACATCCTCCCTTAACTAACATAAAGCGCTTTAAATAAATTATCGGCTAACGAAGTTATTCTGTCAAGCATCAATAGTTTTTACTCTTCCGCTACCCCGAGAAATTCGTGTGAGAACGACCTTATAATCCTTACTTTAGCCCATTCGCCAACTCTCAGCTCTCCCTTTATTCGCACGATTCTATCGACCTGCGGCGCATCCTGAAGCATCCTACCGATAACGAAACCATCGCGAAGTGCCGGTGAATCTACAAGGACATCGACTACCTTGCCGACCAGTTCATTATTGCGCTCACACGATATAGAATCATGCGCCATTTCCAGCTGTTCCTTTCGCAGGGAAGCCACATCGGGCGGAACCTGGGCATCCATTGAATATGCAGGAGTGTTCTCCTCACGGGAATATTGGAAAACGCCAAGATGAGTAAAATAGCCTTTGGTAACGAAATCGTACAATTTTTCGAAGTGCTCGTCAAATTCACCGGGAAATCCAACGATAAATGTAGTCCTCAGGGTCATGTCGGGCGCTATGCTAAAAATCATCTCGATCAAGCGATCTATGTATTCGGAATTATAGCCGCGATTCATCCGTGAAAGAACTTGACTATCGTAATGCTGAAGCGGTATATCGAGGTAGTTTACCACTTTAGGAAGTTCGACTATGGTCCTAACCAACTTCTCGTCAACACCCCGCGGATGAGCATACATTAACCTTATTATGAAATCGCCCTCAATGTCGTTCAATTTTCTAAGAAGCGAGATTATATCACCACCAATATCTTTGCCGTAAACTGTGGTGTCCTGGGCTATCAACACGAGTTCCCTTGTTCCGCTTTTTACGAAAAACTCAGCCTGTTTAACGAGGACATCCTCAGGAATGCTTCTGTATCTACCCTTGATGTAAGGGAGCAGACAGTAGCTGCAGAAATTGTCGCACCCATCGGCTATTTTAAGAAAAGCGTATGAGCCTTTATGCTCAACCGTAAGATTGGGATACCAAGGGGCAAAAGATTCCGGTATGTGAACTTTCTTTCCGCTGTTAACGATGATTTCCCTCAAAGCTTTAGCTGCACTACCTATGTCGGCGTTTCCAAGGATACCGTCCACCTGTGGGAACATCTCAAGAAGCCTCTCCCCATCCTTCTGCGCCCAGCAACCGGTTATTAAAACTTTTTTCCACGGGAATTTTTCCTTAATTCTCAGAAGTTGTGATATAGCTTCAGCCGACTCACGCCTCGCATCTTCGATGAATGCACATGTATTAACCAAAAGTATGTCCGCATCGGATGGATTTTCGGAGGGCGCAAGATTCTGCTCGATTAGATACTTGCTCCAAAGATAACCATCTACCTCATTTTTTGGACAACCAAGGTTATAAATAAAGAATTTCTGCTTTTCGCATGAATTTTCCATTTCAAACAAAATATTAAAAATGGCGGGGGAAGGATTCGAACCTTCGACCTCCGGGTTATGAGCCCGGCGAGCTACCAAACTGCTCCACCCCGCGTCAAACTCTATTATAAAATTTTTCCCACCGCTGTCAAGAGGGTTTTTTCATTGTTTGGTGGTGGGGTTGATGGAAAAAAGAACAGCGGAAAAGAGGACACGACTTATTAATTTTCTTTTCTTAGGTTAGAGGGCGAATAAATTTAAAAGCGTGTTTTTGAAGGGCAAAGGTTATTAGGTAGGTCGAAATAAAATAAAACGACAATTAAAAATTTGCTTTAGCACATTAAATTTCTACAACAAAAAACTTGTTGAACAATCTTCAATCTGAGGCGAAACATATGGACAAAGACAAATAATAATCTTCGTCCAGAGGAGTTACATGCGAACAGTTTAAGGTTTATTTCTTGTTGGGGAGAATATCTGAACAGTCATGATATGAGCATGTTATGTTCAATTTGCCCCATTTTGAAATTATGAGAAAATCCCTCTTTATGTTTGCGAATTTTTCTTGACATAATTGCGAACTTCATATTTTGATACCCATTCACATTGTGGAACATGAGAGATTTTCTTAACAATGCATTATACGACAAGACGCGATTAAAAATAGTTGAGATTCTTCTGGATGAAGGGAAGCGAGAAAATTAGAGAAAAGATTAGTAAATGAAGTAAAGAACCAAGAGAATATAAATGTCGGAGGCAGCATCGTGTTAAGGGACATAGAATGCAAATGTCAGATTGTTAAAAATTTCGCACCATCCTGGTTCGCAAGCGTTATGGGAACAGGAATACTGGCTATGACCAGTTTATTTTACTCCCGGTATATTCCTTTTCTGAAAAACATATCTTATATACTGTTT belongs to bacterium and includes:
- a CDS encoding YifB family Mg chelatase-like AAA ATPase; this encodes MYASAKSAAVLGVDAYIVDVEVDIAHRVPAFYVVGLPDNAVKESRERVMSAIKNSGYPFPRGRITVNLAPADIRKEGSAFDLPIAIAILAAAGSIAVDGLGKFVIAGELGLDGAISKIRGILPIALAAKKEGIPAVIVPKDNIKEASIVGIDAYPVETLRDVVEILEGKSLISPFRLDIKDVFEMGQLSKYYDFSDVRGQEHAKRALEIAAAGAHNILMIGPPGAGKTMLARRFPGILPPMTLEEALETTKIHSVAGVLPSDTALLTERPFRAPHHTISYAGLVGGGAYPRPGEVSLAHNGVLFLDELPEFQRNVLEVLRQPLEDGVVTISRAAITLSFPAKFTLMAAMNPCPCGYFGDPYHQCTCTLTQVKKYRAKISGPLLDRIDMHIEVPSVPYKKLAGEPTGESSEKIRARVVEARLIQQHRFKDIKGIYANAHMNTKLIRKFCKLDSDGEEILKLAMTKLGLSARAYDRILKLSRTIADLEHSDEIKPHHVAEAVQYRSLDRELWA
- the rimO gene encoding 30S ribosomal protein S12 methylthiotransferase RimO, producing MENSCEKQKFFIYNLGCPKNEVDGYLWSKYLIEQNLAPSENPSDADILLVNTCAFIEDARRESAEAISQLLRIKEKFPWKKVLITGCWAQKDGERLLEMFPQVDGILGNADIGSAAKALREIIVNSGKKVHIPESFAPWYPNLTVEHKGSYAFLKIADGCDNFCSYCLLPYIKGRYRSIPEDVLVKQAEFFVKSGTRELVLIAQDTTVYGKDIGGDIISLLRKLNDIEGDFIIRLMYAHPRGVDEKLVRTIVELPKVVNYLDIPLQHYDSQVLSRMNRGYNSEYIDRLIEMIFSIAPDMTLRTTFIVGFPGEFDEHFEKLYDFVTKGYFTHLGVFQYSREENTPAYSMDAQVPPDVASLRKEQLEMAHDSISCERNNELVGKVVDVLVDSPALRDGFVIGRMLQDAPQVDRIVRIKGELRVGEWAKVRIIRSFSHEFLGVAEE